The Geminocystis sp. NIES-3708 genome contains the following window.
TTACTACCATTTACCTTGTCGATCGAGAAAAGTTTATCTACCCATAAGTCTTTTAACTTTGATAGATGTGGTTTTTCACTCTTGGTCAGTCCTAAATAATCCCCCAACTTAGACTGACTATCAAAAGTTGTACCTGACTCGATCGCCTTCATTCTCTCTAAAATATCCTTTTCTTTATCGCTTAAATTGCCTACTTCACTATCATTTGAGATAATTTCACTATTAACCGCTTTATTTTCAGTTAAAGGTACATTATGAGGTGAATCTTCATTCAACGGCAAAATAGGTGATTCTGATAGGGCAATACTTTCTGTAATATCTTCTTTATCCTCATTAGACTGAATAGATAGGCTATCATTTGATAACTCACTGCTATCATTGTTGTCTAACTCATTAGTAGCAATAGATGTATCAAATGCTATCAACTTGCTATCATCTTCTATTCTGTCTAACCTTTTAAGAATGACAGCAATTTGCTTTTTTAACTCCATTATCTCACTACTATCATTTGATAACTCATTGCTATCAAGTGATAGTTTATCCTCAAGAAACAACTCAACACACTTAACAAGAAAGAATTGCTTAGATATTCCCTTCTCTTTTAGCTTGGTATCAAATGCTATTAAGTTGCTATCTTCTAACCTAAATAGAACTTGCTTAGTACTCATATCAATAGTTTTATCAAATGTTATCTTTTTATATCATAACCCATAACCTACTCATTTGATAACAAATGATATATTTTGATAACTTATTAATTGATAGTAAATGATAACAAAGTTCAATTAACAAATGATAGCATTTGATAGCAATATTAGTCATAATAGATTTTATAACAAAATGTTAATTAAGTCATAAATTCTATGCTCACTATCCAATCGCAATACAATATAACCAATGCCAAAAATGACACAGAAGTAATGGCATTATGGTTCGATGGTAAAACAAAAACTACCATTAAAACCTATGGCTATTCTCTAAAGCAGTTCTTTAATTTTGCGGGATGTCCATTGACTGAGATAAGACTTGATACTTTAATTCAATTTAAGCAACATTTAATGACTCTTAATTATGCAGTTTCTTCCATTAATAATAAGTTAATGGCTATTAAATCATTACTCAGTTTTGCCTATAAAATTGGCTATATTCCTTTTAACGTGGGTACAGTAGTTAAGTCAGTTAAGAATCACGAAAATATTACCGATAAAATATTAATGAGTGAAGAGATAAAAGCATTGATTGATAATGCTAAAAATTCCCGTGATGGTTTACTTATCAAACTTTTAGCTAACACTGGTTTAAGAATTTCAGAAGCAATTAACCTACGATGGAATGATATTAAATTAAATAAAATAGCGGTATTTGGTAAAGGTGGTAAAACCCGTTATGTCTCCATCAAAGATGAACTATTGAATGAGTTATTTACACTGAAGAATCGCTTTTGTGAATACATTTTCTACTCCAATAGACTAACTCCATTAAAAAGAGAAAATGTCCATACTATGCTTAAAGAAGTAGCCAAAAAAGCTAATTTAACCGATAGAGTATCAGCACACTGGTTGAGACACTCCACAGCTTCTCATGCTCTTAATAATGGTGCTAGTTTAAATCAGGTTAAGGAATTATTAGGACATGGTTCAATTAATACCACCGCTCGTTATTTGCACACTTTAAATGGTACGACAGCAACTGACTTTATTGATTTTTAACTAAATATATGACAATTAATAAAGATTATTTCTGGACATTACACACATTAGATAATCTACAAAAAAGGTTAGAGATACAACCTTTGTGGATTTTCTTAACTCTCAACTATCCTGATTTCATGGAGACAGTCAAAGATAAAATTTACTACTATAAAAAGATAACTGATTTTGAAGGTAGAGTATTAAAAGTTGTGGTGTCTGATTCTATCCCTCAAAGAATTATTACTATTCACTTTCACAGAGGATTAAAAGGCAAAATATGAAAATTAGATATGACAATGAAATAGATGCTATTTACTTTGATTTAAAAGATATTCCCTCTTATGACTCCGATGAGATAAAAGACGGTGTAATAGTGGATTACGATAAAGAAGATAACATCGTAGGCATTGAGGTTTTAGACTTTAAAAATAAAGTGTTATTAGGCTTAACTATCGATGATTTACCATTCCCTGAACAAGATAAACTTACAGCTTCTCAATACTTTAACTTTCCTGTTACTGCGTGAAGGGGATAAAATCCCCAGTAAAACCATTTGAATTCGTGACTAAACAAAGCGGTTTACATTAACGATATTAACTAAAAGTTAACAACTTTGTGAATTTCTTAGCTTTTCTCATCATTTGGTTTTAGTCTCTTACCCGAAGATTGGAGAGCTAAGTTACTTGGCGGTACTTGATTGGGCTTGTAAACCACTAAAAGAAGGTGCTAAAAAGCCTCACTCAGTTAGGGCATTAGGTCAGAAGGTCAACTTATAAAAATTTAATAGGGAAAAACCTTTCATTTTCTTTCATTTCCTTTCATTTTTTCTGTAGTACTTCAAAAAAATATCCCCTCAAAAACATTCGTTTATATAGTTGTAATACCTCTTTTGTGCTTGTTTATAACTAACTTCATTAATACTTAAAATAACTATGATATATATTTATAAATGGTTTTCAGTTTTTTTTATATATTATTTATATTTGTAATATTATTTTTGAAGAGTTTGATATTATCTAAAAAGGTAAGTATAAATACCCCATGGATAAATTTTTAAATCTGAAGTAAGATTGGAGTTGCTGTTAAAAATTATTTTTTGACATTAAAAAACGTTTAATACGGCAAATATTAAACGCTTTAAGTTAATAAGTAATAAGTAAAAAATAATACCGAAAACAGATTTTTTAATTTCATGGCATTATTTACTTTTTTTAACAGTTTTGGAAAACTTTACCTTTCAAAACTAACGTTATGTTAACAAATTCTTACTCAAAAAGCAATTACAGAAGCTCTAAAGAATCATTATTCAAATACCTCAAAACGGCAAATATTAAAGAGTTTTGGGTAAAGCTAGGGCATGGTAATTTTTATCGTGTGACAGTTACCGATGATGATTTATTAATTAGATCAACTCGAATAAATTATGATCTGGGATTAGAAGGAGAAGAAAGAAGTCTAACCCGTAACTGGTCAACTCAAGTTATTAGTAACGGTTATGATTTTCTCTTAAACTTATCTTACGAAAAAGAAGGGGGGGGATTTTTTGGGTGTAGCGATGGCACTGCTATTTATCCTCTCAAAAGTCATCAAAAGTATTCTACTCAAGTGGTCACAGAAATTGATGATTTACCCCATGATAAGCAATTAGAAATATATCAAAGGTTCGGTGAAGTATCAAAATTAACGCCCTATTTGATTAGTAGCGGTGGTAAATCTGTTCATGGTCATTTACTCCTAAACCAGCATACTCCTATTGATAAAGTAGTTTATCTGAGACGTTTACTATGTCTAATTGTAGATGGTGATCCAGCCGTTACCCGTCCACATCAACCATTTAGACTACCTACTTTTTATCGGAAAGAAAAAGGCATTTATCAAGCGATTTTACAAGAGAGTGATAATTACTCCTATGAGAGAATTTTAGAAGGTTTTAAAGCCTGTTTTGATGAGCTAGGCTATATTTTCCCTACTGAGATTGATGATCGATACTGGACTTATTTAACCTCAATTCTCCAATCCGATAAAGGGAATAAAGGAAGAAAAAAAGAAGCTGTAACGAAAGAAGAAAAATTAAAAGTATTAAAAGAAGCCCTTGCCACTGGTCAAAACGGGTTTTATGAATCTCTCAAGAAAACTCAAAAAGAAAGAATAGCCACAGCTAAAAACTATCAACTAAACCAAGATAATCTAAGCAATAGCGATAAAGAAAAATTAATTTTAGAGTTATTGCAGTATATACTTTCTAAAACCATAGGAGACGGGTTATATGAGGATTATCGCAGTCTCTTTTGTGCAGTAAAAAATGAGTTAGGACTTGAAAAAGCGATCCAAATAGCAGAGGCACATTCACCCGCTAAAACCAAATGGAGACAAGTCTTAACCTCAAGTCATGGCAATTTTACCATAGGCACAATTTATCATTACGCAAAAATTTGGGGGGGGTATTCTCCATCTAATTCTGAATATGGCAAGGTTATTCTCTCAGGTCAGGAAACACTCGATCAAGCAAACGAATCAATAAATGAATTTGACTTTACCCAGTGGAAAAAAGATGAATTAACCAAGTTAACTAAGTTCACCCCTGACAAAACTTTAAAATGTAAATTCATTGGAGAACTTCTTTATTTCAAAGACTTTGAAGGAAAAATTACAGCTATTCGAGCGCCAAAAGGTTCGGGTAAATCTTCCTTCTTATCTACTCTCAAGCGGTTTTTAAAACGTCTTGGTATTCCTTTATTACTGCTATTCGATAGAAATAAACTCAAGCATAAATTAGCTGACGAATTAGCTATTAATGTTATCGATGATAGTTTAAGTAATGATTTAATTGAGACTTTAGTAAATGTGCGTGAAGATATTGCAGCAACTATTGATTCACTACCACGACTCAAAAAATATGACTTGTCAGGATATTTTATTATTATTGATGAAGCTGAACAGGTTACAGACAGTTTAGGTATTTCTGAGACTCACATTAAATCCGTGCGTGGCATGGCGTGGGGTGTGCTAGATAGAGCGATAAAAGGGTCAAAAGGGGTATTAATCCAAGATGCAGATTTGAGCGATAAAACCGTAAATTATTGGGCAAAATTAGCACCACATTTAGCAGTAGAAAAAATAGAGAATGTAGCAAAACCCACCGCTAAAAATCTTTATTTATACTCCTCTCAAAACGCATCCAAAAGGGAAAATAAAGGTTATCTAAATTTGATGTTTAATGAGCTTGACAAGAAGTTAAAGGGTGAAGGGGAGGTTATGTTCTGTGTGGATTCTGAGACGCAAGGCAACGCTATCTATCATCAATATAAAGATAAATATAAAACAGTTTATCTTTCTTCTAAAACCATCGGGAATAATCCACAATTAAATAAATATACCGAAAATAAAGGTAAACAAATTAAAGAGGATAACATTCAACTTTTAATTGTTACCCCTGTTTTGCAAAGTGGTTTTTCTATTGAAATTGATAATTATTTTGATGCAGTCTTTGGATACTTTTTAGGGGTAACTACTTCTAATATATCTCGACAAATGTTGATGAGATATAGAGGTGATTGTGATAGATTTGTATGGTGTGCTAAGTACGGATTAAAGTATAAATCTTTCTACAATTTCAATACCATCAAAGAGAAATTAATTGATGCTGAGTTTATTACAAATTCAATTCAATACTTACAGCAAGTAGAAAAATTAACCACATTACAAGCCACTGTGAGAATTGCTGAAATTCTACAAGGGCAAAACCTACCACTGAATGTAAATTTAGACAACGTTGCCATGAGTCAAGCAAGAGTAAATCTTGACAAATCTATGCTTTTATCAAACTTTATCGAAGGAGCGGAAAATGAGGGGTATATTGTGGAATATCCTAGCACCATCGATTATGAAGGTAATATCAATTTACTAAAATCTTTAGCAACATTATCTGAGCAATCGTTGACGAAAGAAGCTCATCGAATTTCTATGAGTCCATTAATTGATAAATGGACATACGAAAGACTCTCAAGAAAAGCCACATTAACCGATGATGAAAGGGCAAAACTAGCACGGTATATTATCGCTCAAAGATTACCTGACCTACCTCTCAAAACTGAATTTATCAAAGCCTACATTCTCAAGGATAGGTACAAGGTTATTAATGGTATTCAAAATTATTATTTTTCCCAAAATTTTGAAGTTGCCAAAACCATTGACTTTAACTCATTGACAAGTAGAGTTAGACAAGCAGAAAATGGGGGGTTTTTCTATGGGGGGGATTTAAAAAATTATACTAAACTTGCCTTGCTATGGCATGAGCTAAAACTTGAGGATATTCGCTCAAATGGGTTTACTAACTTTACCTCAAAAGATTTTATCAGAACTATCACCCCAAAACTAAGATATATTCTCAAAACGCAAGGAATTAGTTACTCTGCTAACACCTCTCCTACCACAGTATTAAGTAAAATTCTAGGGTTATTTGGTTTTGGCATTCAGAAGGTTAAAAAATCAGGTGACCTTAGAGAATATAAAGTTATCAATAAAGAATTAGTAAGTAATGAACTTAACTGGACTGCTATTTATTCATCTATAAATACTCGTTTTTCTGCTGATTTAAACTTAGAAAAAGATTTTTATAGTGAAATGGGAGATTTTTATGGTAATGACCATCAAAGCCATACTGAGCATAGTTCAGACAGTGGACACCATGCACAGTTTTATATTAAGAAAAAAGATAATGGTGTCCACACTTCTAGTGAAGATATAGTAATGGATACAGGCGAGAAAATAGAGACGAGTCCCCCCCCCCTACCGTCCAATAAAAAAAATAAAAATAACCAAGAATTATTAGGGAAGAAATGTAATTTTTGGGATAATAATAAACAATGGGTACAAGGTTTTATTACTGAAATTCTTGATTTTGGTATTCAGTTAAAGGATTCTCATAACAATGTTAGTTACTGTGACTTAAGTCAAATTGAGATTTTAGAGGAGTTAGTGAAATGAAAAGTAGCACTTTAACTCAGGAAGATATTAAGAATGTTGCTGAGTGGTTGAGCATGGCATAAACTTCTAAAAATCACCAACAGTGTATTGATAATTTTCTTGATTTAACTTCTTTTTTGCCAATCGGTATTTTAAAGTTGGCAAGTTATCGACTAACTAAATCCGAAAAAGAGAAATTAGCAAAAATCACAGACAATACAATCTAAAAATCAAATAAATATAACCAATTAGTAATATTTACCAACACCTATAATTTATATAGCTATTGGTCAATATATTAGTAAATTGTGGCTTTAGCTGGATGAAGTGTCAAAGATAAAACCTCTAAAATACTATACTTTATACTCTTTGCGATATTCCAAAGCTCTTTTAACTAAGCTACCTTGCCATTTAGTCGATTTACCAGCTACTGAAGTTAGATATTTTCCTTCTAACAATTTCGCTATTGCAGAATGAGACATATTTTTATCCTTTGCTAATTCAGGCAAAATAACATTATCCAGAGCTTCTTTTAATGTGCTGATTTTACTGTCACAATTAACAGTATCTTTACTTTCTGTTACAGCTTCGACTTCCACAGCAAAACTTTTGACGTATGGGTTTTCGTTATCCACTGGTAACGTTTTTGTTGAACTTTCAGAATCAACTATCTCATCATCACTTAAGACAATATTGTTATTTACGGGCTTTCCTTCAGTATCAGGTATGTTATGACCTAATTCTTCATTTACGGGTAAATTAGACGATTCTGGAAGGGTGTTATTTTCTGTAATATCTTCTTTTTGCTCTGATTCTTGAGACTGAATAGGAGAAGATAATATTACGTTATCATTTGCTATCACGCTGTTATCATTATTGTCTAATTCATTATTAACAATAGTTGTATCAAATGCTATCACCTTGTTATCATTCTCTAAGTTAGACAACCGCTCATTGATGATAGCAATTTGCTTTTTTAATTCTGCTATCTCATTGTTATCATTTGTTACCCCTTTGTTATCAAAAGATAAATTATCCTCAAGGAATAGCTCAACACATTTGGATAAGAAAAACTGCTTACTAATTCCCTTTTCCGATAGCTTCTTATCAAACGCTATCAACTTGCTATCATCTAACCTAAATAGAACTTGCTTAGTAATCATGTCAATGGTTTTATCAAATGTTATCTTTTTATATCATAACCTATAACCTACTCATTTGATAATAAATGATATATTTTGATAACTTATTATTTGATATAAATTGATAACAAAGTTAAATTAACTAATGATAGCATTTGATAGCAATGTTAGTCATAATAGATTTTATAACAAAACACCAATTAAGTTATAAATTCTATGCTCACTATTCAATCGCAATACAACATAACCAACGCTAAAAATGATACAGAAGTAATGGCATTATGGTTCGATGGTAAAACAAAAACTACCATTAAAACCTATGGCTATTCATTAAAACAGTTCTTTAATTTTGCTCAATGTCCATTGACTGAGATAAGACTTGATACTTTAATTCAATTTAAGCAATATCTCCTTGAGTTAAATTACGCTATCGCATCGGTAAATAATAAGTTAATGGCTATCAAATCATTACTCAGTTTTGCCTATAAAATTGGTTATTTACCCTTCAATGTGGGAGTAGTTGTTAAGTCAGTGAAAAATCACGAAAATATAACCGACAAAATCTTAATGACTGAAGAAATAAAAGCCTTAATTAATAATGCTAAAAATCCCCGTGACGCTTTACTTATCAAGTTATTAGCTAATACTGGTTTAAGAATATCCGAGGCAATTAACCTTAAATGGAGTGATATTAAGTTAAATAAAATATCGGTATTCGGTAAAGGTGGCAAAACTCGTTATGTCTCCATCAAAGATGAATTACTGAATGAGTTATTAACACTGAAAAATAACTATTGTCAGTACGTTTTTTATAGTAATCGATTAACTCCATTAAAAAGGGAAAATGTCCATACTATGCTTAAAGATGTTGCCAAAAAAGCTAATTTAACCGATAGAGTATCAGCCCACTGGTTAAGACATTCTACAGCTTCCCACGCTCTAAATAACGGTGCTAGTTTACATCAAGTTAAGGAATTGTTAGGACATGGTAGCATCAATACCACCGCTCGTTATTTACACACTCTCAATGGTACAACCGCTAGTGATTTTATTGATTTTTAACTTTTCATTCTTCCATTACCGCTACTCAAAAATATTTTTGTTACAGAAATACTGAAGGAAGTAACAATTATATTGATATTTAATGCTAAAATTTGGCAATTTAAAGAATAAAAGAATTTTTATGAATAATTATTCAATACCTGACATTATTGATGAAGTTAAATCAGGAATTATCCAAATAGTCCATGAGAAAAATGGTGTTCAACTTTCTTCTGGGACTGGATTTATGGCTAATGGTTATTTAGTTACTAATTATCATGTTATTTATAATTCCTCTTCAGATTCAGAGATTATTTTTCGTAAATGTAGTAATAATTCAGTAAAAGAATTAATGAGAGTAGAAAACTCTAAAGACATCGAATTATATTATACAGAAGTAGGAATTGGAATTGAGAAAGAAAATAATGATTATCTAGTTTTAAAATTACCAAAATTAGCCAACCAAAATTTATATAATTTTCAACTTGATTCACACAAAAATAAACGGATAGGAGAACAAATTTTGTTTTTAGGTTATCATTTTGGTCAAGATAGAATAACTGCTCATAATGGGTTTATTTCATCTTTTTATCAAAGTAACAATGTTGATGTAATTCAAATAGATGGAAGTATTAATAATGGTGCTTCAGGAAGTCCTTTAATAGATCCAATCACTAAAAAAGTTATCGGTATTGTTACTCGTAAAGAAGATGGTTTCACAAAGATATTTAAACAAATAGAGAAAATTATAAGCCAAAATAATGAATTATCTTCATCAATGCCATCAAATACTTTGCAGATATTAGGATCTAAAAGTTTAGTAGATATACCAATGCAGGTTAAAGAAATTAATAGCTCATTATTAGAGCTTATGAAACAGATAAAACGTTCAGCAAATGTAGGAATTGGATATGCTTTTTCTGTAGAGCAATTGATGAAAGAAAATTGTTTTATAATCGACTAATAAATAATTTTTACTTATTTATTTTTATAGTTGATTTAGTTGATTATGATTTTTCCATAATTTAACAGTTGCATCTTTATAAATTTTAGCAATAAAAGGAGCTTGATTATTAGTGCTAAAATTATCTATTTTTTGAATTACACGTACAAAAATATTTATCATTTGAGCCGTATTAAGATTACCAGATACAAGGGTAAAAACTTTAGCATTAGAACTAGCTATTGCCTTAATTTCTAATAAATTTCTACCGATATTTTTATCTTTAGTTAAAACTATCCATTCTCTTTGACTAACAATTGGTAGCCACTCTATATCTGGAGAATCTGGAGCAAAATGTTGATGATGAAATTCAACTTTTACCCCTAATTTCTGTAATGCTTCACCCACAGATTTACCTAATGCTCTATCAATGAAATAAATATGATTAAAACCCATATATCATTTAATTTTTTTTCACTATTATTTTGGGTGAATCTAAAAATCTTGTAAAAAGTAATTTTAAAGTTACATTTGGTAATAAAACCAATTTATAAAATTCATGCCGCCTTTAATCGTGACTGAAATAAAATAGCCTTTTCAATTTGCATAACTTCACAGTTATAATCTTTGGCTATATTTTCAAGACTATCTCCAGCGTCATATAATTCGGTTAATACTTGAATCGGTATTCCTGTACCTGTAATAATAGGTTTACCAAAAGAAATATGAGGAGAAATTTGGATAATTTTATTCTCATTGATATTGTTTAAATCAGGATAAAGTTTAGTCGCAAAATTATCCTTATCCCATTCGATACGAGTTAACAAGTTAATTAAAACTTTTTTCATCGCTAATTGCCCTGAACGACTAATATTAACTAAATGCCCAACTTCTTCTAAAAATAAATCAACTCCATCGGTACTAAATTGTTTGGTTGCGAGGGGATGATTAGTATTAAATCTCTCACTGATATAATCAAGGGCGATTCTAACTTTATCTAAAGAAATATTATGAATAGTGCGAATAACTCTTAAAATATGAGCTTCGACAAGGTTAGTAAAGGAAAGCTGAGACATTTCAGCCGATGGACGTTGAATAATCGGAAAGAAATATTTTTCCCCTTCAATAGTGTTATATTTACGCCCATTTAACCATGTACGAAGAGTAGGCAGAGGAATATTCAGATACCGTGAAGCATCTGTGACTGAATAAGTAGGAATATTATATATATCCAATTCCCATTTATTATTTTTTTGCCTGTCTCTCTCTCTCATGTTTTTATGATTCGTGAATGTTTCTCTAAATTTCTTGTCTGTTTATATTTTGATTTTCTCAGAATAGCAAAAAAAGTAACAAATATTTTAATCAGGATAAGGATAAAGTATATTTCCAGTTTCTTTTTGTAATCTTGTTATCTCTTTTCTTAATTCTTCTTTTACTGTATCTTCTGATGCTTTTATGATATAACCAAATACCGAGTTTAAATAAGTGTCACAATCTCGAAAAGGGTAAACTTTATCTTGGATAGTATTAAATCCATCTTTATCAATATTCTTTAATATTAATTGCTCAAAACACCAAATTTTACCTTTAAGTGGTTTAATTATTTCTACTAATTCAGGAATAGCTAAAGCCCGTAAACAATTTTTATCTCCTGTTAATAAATAGCTTGAACTATCTAATGTATTTTTATCAGTTAGATAACTAATTAAAATTGCTTCTCCTTTATCTATTTTTTTATTTGGATCATTTAATGATTTACTAATATTTTGTAGTTTTATGAATAGTTCTTGATTAATATTTTCTTCAGATATTTTACTTACTTTGTTAGCTATTTCTAAAGCCTTTTTAAGATTATAATTATTTGATTGATTACTCCGTTTTCTTTCTTTTTTACCAAATTTATATTTATAAGTTACCAATATTTTTACATGATTATAGTCTGTATTTAATATATTTAAAGTGTTTTCAAATAAATCGATAGTCGCTAATTTATTGATAATATCGTTATCAATACAATAAAAAGTATCAGACAATTTTTAAACTCCTAATACTTGCTCTAAATACTCATAATTATCATCATCAAATTTATCCCAATCTAATTTATTTGCTAAATATTCATTAATCAATTTTTGCCCATTATCATCAGGATATAGTTTTTGAAATGCTATGTTAGCAAAGCCCCAATTATTATTATTATGCCAAGCATTATTAAAAATAATTGACCCCATATCAATTGTTGGATTTATTGAGACGATCTCCTTAACTTTTTTGATAAGGTGATCTTGATTATGAAACTTTTTATCCTCAAAACAATTATCACAATCTCCCAATAATAATTTAACAGCAAATTGATTAGCTTCTTGTTCTTCATTATTACCATCATTATTAAACTCAATTTTTTCATCAAAAAGTTCACCTTCAGTAATATGTTTTAACGCTAAATGTCCTAATTCATGGGCTAAAATAAAAGCTAATTTAGGAGATTCTTTGTAATTAATAGCTAGGACAATTACAGGTTTATTATTGTGTAACTGAATCATCCCATAAAATTTAGTTGCTCTTTCGGGAAATTCATTAAAATGAGCTACCGCAATACCATGAAGCCAACAATAATCTAGTAAGCTATTTAAGTTAATAGTTGAATGAGTTTGTAAAATTTCTGCTCTTATTTCATCTACATTATCAGGAATACCAGTAAAATTACTCTCATAACCATAGGCTATCATTTCCGCAAAACGATTGGCTAAACCGTGAGCAATTTCTGATTTTTTGTTATTGAGACGTTGTTTAAATTTAGTTTCTGTAATTCCTCTAAATTTTACCACTTCATCTTCTGACAGCAAAGATTTTAAATCTAAGCCAAAACGATCTGCTAT
Protein-coding sequences here:
- a CDS encoding DUF5615 family PIN-like protein, whose amino-acid sequence is MGFNHIYFIDRALGKSVGEALQKLGVKVEFHHQHFAPDSPDIEWLPIVSQREWIVLTKDKNIGRNLLEIKAIASSNAKVFTLVSGNLNTAQMINIFVRVIQKIDNFSTNNQAPFIAKIYKDATVKLWKNHNQLNQL
- a CDS encoding tyrosine-type recombinase/integrase, giving the protein MLTIQSQYNITNAKNDTEVMALWFDGKTKTTIKTYGYSLKQFFNFAGCPLTEIRLDTLIQFKQHLMTLNYAVSSINNKLMAIKSLLSFAYKIGYIPFNVGTVVKSVKNHENITDKILMSEEIKALIDNAKNSRDGLLIKLLANTGLRISEAINLRWNDIKLNKIAVFGKGGKTRYVSIKDELLNELFTLKNRFCEYIFYSNRLTPLKRENVHTMLKEVAKKANLTDRVSAHWLRHSTASHALNNGASLNQVKELLGHGSINTTARYLHTLNGTTATDFIDF
- a CDS encoding tyrosine-type recombinase/integrase: MLTIQSQYNITNAKNDTEVMALWFDGKTKTTIKTYGYSLKQFFNFAQCPLTEIRLDTLIQFKQYLLELNYAIASVNNKLMAIKSLLSFAYKIGYLPFNVGVVVKSVKNHENITDKILMTEEIKALINNAKNPRDALLIKLLANTGLRISEAINLKWSDIKLNKISVFGKGGKTRYVSIKDELLNELLTLKNNYCQYVFYSNRLTPLKRENVHTMLKDVAKKANLTDRVSAHWLRHSTASHALNNGASLHQVKELLGHGSINTTARYLHTLNGTTASDFIDF
- a CDS encoding DUF2283 domain-containing protein — its product is MKIRYDNEIDAIYFDLKDIPSYDSDEIKDGVIVDYDKEDNIVGIEVLDFKNKVLLGLTIDDLPFPEQDKLTASQYFNFPVTA
- a CDS encoding serine protease, which codes for MNNYSIPDIIDEVKSGIIQIVHEKNGVQLSSGTGFMANGYLVTNYHVIYNSSSDSEIIFRKCSNNSVKELMRVENSKDIELYYTEVGIGIEKENNDYLVLKLPKLANQNLYNFQLDSHKNKRIGEQILFLGYHFGQDRITAHNGFISSFYQSNNVDVIQIDGSINNGASGSPLIDPITKKVIGIVTRKEDGFTKIFKQIEKIISQNNELSSSMPSNTLQILGSKSLVDIPMQVKEINSSLLELMKQIKRSANVGIGYAFSVEQLMKENCFIID
- a CDS encoding DUF433 domain-containing protein; this encodes MRERDRQKNNKWELDIYNIPTYSVTDASRYLNIPLPTLRTWLNGRKYNTIEGEKYFFPIIQRPSAEMSQLSFTNLVEAHILRVIRTIHNISLDKVRIALDYISERFNTNHPLATKQFSTDGVDLFLEEVGHLVNISRSGQLAMKKVLINLLTRIEWDKDNFATKLYPDLNNINENKIIQISPHISFGKPIITGTGIPIQVLTELYDAGDSLENIAKDYNCEVMQIEKAILFQSRLKAA
- a CDS encoding ImmA/IrrE family metallo-endopeptidase, which encodes MTNTLTMDALYKKLDEFGIKKGYVRKNGLPSWWDEELNNKPVAVLECSGYIADRFGLDLKSLLSEDEVVKFRGITETKFKQRLNNKKSEIAHGLANRFAEMIAYGYESNFTGIPDNVDEIRAEILQTHSTINLNSLLDYCWLHGIAVAHFNEFPERATKFYGMIQLHNNKPVIVLAINYKESPKLAFILAHELGHLALKHITEGELFDEKIEFNNDGNNEEQEANQFAVKLLLGDCDNCFEDKKFHNQDHLIKKVKEIVSINPTIDMGSIIFNNAWHNNNNWGFANIAFQKLYPDDNGQKLINEYLANKLDWDKFDDDNYEYLEQVLGV
- a CDS encoding plasmid replication protein, CyRepA1 family; protein product: MLTNSYSKSNYRSSKESLFKYLKTANIKEFWVKLGHGNFYRVTVTDDDLLIRSTRINYDLGLEGEERSLTRNWSTQVISNGYDFLLNLSYEKEGGGFFGCSDGTAIYPLKSHQKYSTQVVTEIDDLPHDKQLEIYQRFGEVSKLTPYLISSGGKSVHGHLLLNQHTPIDKVVYLRRLLCLIVDGDPAVTRPHQPFRLPTFYRKEKGIYQAILQESDNYSYERILEGFKACFDELGYIFPTEIDDRYWTYLTSILQSDKGNKGRKKEAVTKEEKLKVLKEALATGQNGFYESLKKTQKERIATAKNYQLNQDNLSNSDKEKLILELLQYILSKTIGDGLYEDYRSLFCAVKNELGLEKAIQIAEAHSPAKTKWRQVLTSSHGNFTIGTIYHYAKIWGGYSPSNSEYGKVILSGQETLDQANESINEFDFTQWKKDELTKLTKFTPDKTLKCKFIGELLYFKDFEGKITAIRAPKGSGKSSFLSTLKRFLKRLGIPLLLLFDRNKLKHKLADELAINVIDDSLSNDLIETLVNVREDIAATIDSLPRLKKYDLSGYFIIIDEAEQVTDSLGISETHIKSVRGMAWGVLDRAIKGSKGVLIQDADLSDKTVNYWAKLAPHLAVEKIENVAKPTAKNLYLYSSQNASKRENKGYLNLMFNELDKKLKGEGEVMFCVDSETQGNAIYHQYKDKYKTVYLSSKTIGNNPQLNKYTENKGKQIKEDNIQLLIVTPVLQSGFSIEIDNYFDAVFGYFLGVTTSNISRQMLMRYRGDCDRFVWCAKYGLKYKSFYNFNTIKEKLIDAEFITNSIQYLQQVEKLTTLQATVRIAEILQGQNLPLNVNLDNVAMSQARVNLDKSMLLSNFIEGAENEGYIVEYPSTIDYEGNINLLKSLATLSEQSLTKEAHRISMSPLIDKWTYERLSRKATLTDDERAKLARYIIAQRLPDLPLKTEFIKAYILKDRYKVINGIQNYYFSQNFEVAKTIDFNSLTSRVRQAENGGFFYGGDLKNYTKLALLWHELKLEDIRSNGFTNFTSKDFIRTITPKLRYILKTQGISYSANTSPTTVLSKILGLFGFGIQKVKKSGDLREYKVINKELVSNELNWTAIYSSINTRFSADLNLEKDFYSEMGDFYGNDHQSHTEHSSDSGHHAQFYIKKKDNGVHTSSEDIVMDTGEKIETSPPPLPSNKKNKNNQELLGKKCNFWDNNKQWVQGFITEILDFGIQLKDSHNNVSYCDLSQIEILEELVK